TAACGTCCCATAACCGATTGGGCGATCGCATAACCTACGGCGGCTAATACCCCCAAAAAGATGGCATTGTTGAGCGTCTCAATGATTAATCCTCCCCGAAACACCGGTTGGAGGATATAACTCATGACCAGAGAACATAAAAACAAGACAATATCCATTAAAATCGCTTGCATGGTATTGAAGCGGATAAAGTGGTTAATATTTGGATTGCGAACCACCGCCATAAACAAGACAAAGAAGATAATCAGACTGGCAAAAGGAATACTGCTGTAAATT
This sequence is a window from Roseofilum reptotaenium CS-1145. Protein-coding genes within it:
- a CDS encoding Tic20 family protein, whose translation is MTWRGTTTVADRIFACLPYLLPLLYGLPFGASLMMQFPIFQLLLIPLAPLMQIYSSIPFASLIIFFVLFMAVVRNPNINHFIRFNTMQAILMDIVLFLCSLVMSYILQPVFRGGLIIETLNNAIFLGVLAAVGYAIAQSVMGRYAEIPTISEAAYTQVR